From the Hymenobacter yonginensis genome, one window contains:
- the bioD gene encoding dethiobiotin synthase, with protein MERLFITGIGTDVGKTFVSAILTEALQADYWKPVQAGLTPTTDAATVRGLVQNPVSRFWPERHRLQLPASPHAAAAAEGITLRPADFQLPATDNHLLVEGAGGLLVPLAPGFLIADLAQQLALDVVVVSRNYLGSINHTLLTLEALQARGLRVRGLVFNGEPTPATEEFITAHTGVPVMPRVLFESEVTSAVVSRYAAEFRAWFGL; from the coding sequence TTGGAACGACTTTTCATTACCGGCATTGGCACCGACGTAGGCAAGACCTTCGTATCGGCCATTCTCACCGAAGCCCTGCAGGCCGACTACTGGAAGCCCGTGCAGGCCGGCCTCACCCCCACCACCGACGCGGCTACTGTGCGCGGCCTCGTGCAGAACCCCGTCAGCCGCTTCTGGCCCGAGCGGCACCGGCTGCAGCTGCCGGCCTCGCCCCACGCCGCCGCCGCCGCCGAAGGCATCACCCTGCGCCCCGCGGATTTTCAGCTCCCCGCCACCGATAACCACCTGCTGGTAGAAGGCGCGGGCGGCCTGCTGGTGCCCCTGGCTCCCGGCTTCCTCATTGCCGACCTGGCCCAACAGCTGGCCCTCGACGTGGTGGTAGTGTCGCGCAACTACCTGGGCAGCATCAACCACACCCTGCTCACGTTGGAAGCCCTGCAGGCCCGCGGCCTGCGCGTGCGCGGCCTCGTGTTCAACGGGGAGCCCACCCCCGCCACCGAGGAGTTCATCACGGCGCACACCGGCGTGCCCGTTATGCCCCGCGTGCTGTTCGAGTCGGAAGTAACGTCCGCCGTGGTCAGCCGCTACGCCGCCGAGTTCCGGGCGTGGTTCGGGCTG
- a CDS encoding class I SAM-dependent methyltransferase has protein sequence MNDQEVGEYWNRNAPAWTTLARAGYDVYRNHLNTPAFFAWLPPVAGLAGLDIGCGEGYNTRLLAQQGAHVTALDIAPVFVAAAQQTEEAELLGIRYLVGSAAALPFAAETFDFGTSFMYLMDVPDPALALREAFRVLRPGGFLQFSISHPCFTTPHRQNLRDAQGRPYAVEVGGYFDYQHGQPEEWMFHAAPPQEQARHAPFRVPVFNLTMSQWVAAVVAAGFVLEGMQEPCPTAEQMAAHPFLRKARVVPYFLHLRCRKPAF, from the coding sequence ATGAACGACCAGGAAGTAGGTGAATACTGGAACCGCAACGCCCCTGCCTGGACTACTCTGGCCCGCGCCGGCTACGACGTGTACCGCAACCACCTGAACACGCCCGCCTTCTTCGCCTGGCTGCCCCCGGTAGCCGGCCTCGCGGGCCTCGACATCGGCTGCGGCGAGGGGTATAACACGCGCCTGCTGGCCCAACAAGGCGCCCACGTCACGGCCCTCGACATTGCGCCGGTATTCGTGGCGGCGGCGCAGCAGACTGAGGAGGCCGAGCTGCTGGGCATCCGGTACCTGGTGGGCAGCGCCGCCGCGTTGCCGTTTGCGGCGGAGACGTTTGACTTCGGCACTTCCTTCATGTACCTGATGGACGTGCCCGACCCGGCATTAGCTTTGCGCGAGGCGTTCCGGGTGCTGCGGCCGGGCGGGTTTCTGCAGTTTTCCATCAGTCACCCCTGCTTCACCACGCCCCACCGCCAGAACCTACGCGACGCTCAGGGACGGCCCTACGCCGTGGAGGTGGGCGGCTACTTCGACTACCAGCACGGCCAGCCCGAGGAGTGGATGTTTCATGCCGCCCCGCCCCAGGAGCAGGCCCGCCACGCGCCATTCCGGGTGCCGGTATTTAACCTGACGATGAGCCAATGGGTGGCGGCTGTGGTAGCAGCGGGCTTCGTGCTGGAAGGAATGCAGGAGCCGTGCCCCACCGCGGAACAGATGGCCGCGCACCCGTTTCTGCGCAAGGCCCGGGTGGTGCCGTACTTCCTGCACCTGCGCTGCCGCAAGCCCGCATTTTAA
- a CDS encoding aminotransferase class I/II-fold pyridoxal phosphate-dependent enzyme, translated as MSSPLHQRLQAELAKREAVGTRRRLPAPPAPGLVDFSSNDYLGLSRHPQVQAAVQAAAHAPAGSTGSRLLTGNSAAAEALETTLAQFHGAEAALLFNSGYAANMGFFAAVPKRGDTILYDDASHASVKDGIRGSFATAWSFRHNDVADLRRKLPRATGSVFVAVEALYSMDGDVAPLTELAELCQEQGLYLVVDEAHTNGLYGPQGEGLVTELGLEDAVFARTLTFGKALGSQGAAVAGPTVLRDYLLSFSRPFIYTTALPPLTVAALTAAYALLPDLGPERARLFALSDYLKARLNAVPGLHVPEASHVIHPVFFTSNPGPAHVRAVAAATQAVGFDVRAIVSPTVPAGTERLRLIIHSYNSEAEIDGLATVLAAGTM; from the coding sequence ATGTCCTCTCCTCTCCACCAACGCCTGCAGGCAGAATTGGCCAAGCGCGAAGCCGTCGGCACCCGCCGCCGCCTGCCCGCCCCGCCTGCCCCCGGCCTCGTCGATTTCAGCTCCAACGACTACCTGGGGCTAAGTCGGCACCCGCAGGTACAAGCAGCGGTGCAGGCCGCCGCTCACGCGCCTGCCGGCAGCACCGGCTCGCGCCTGCTCACCGGCAACTCCGCCGCGGCCGAAGCGCTGGAAACCACGCTGGCGCAGTTCCACGGGGCCGAGGCGGCGCTGCTGTTCAACTCCGGCTACGCGGCCAACATGGGCTTCTTCGCGGCCGTGCCCAAGCGTGGCGACACGATTCTCTACGACGACGCTTCCCACGCCTCCGTGAAGGACGGTATCCGTGGCTCCTTCGCCACTGCCTGGAGCTTCCGCCACAATGATGTAGCCGACCTGCGCCGCAAGCTGCCGCGCGCTACCGGCAGCGTATTCGTGGCCGTGGAAGCGTTGTATTCCATGGATGGCGACGTGGCCCCGCTGACTGAGCTGGCGGAATTATGTCAGGAGCAGGGTTTGTATCTGGTGGTGGATGAGGCCCATACCAACGGCCTCTACGGCCCCCAGGGCGAAGGTTTGGTGACCGAGCTGGGACTGGAAGACGCGGTGTTTGCTCGCACCCTCACCTTCGGCAAGGCCCTGGGCAGCCAGGGCGCGGCGGTGGCCGGCCCTACCGTACTGCGCGACTACCTGCTGAGCTTCAGCCGGCCTTTCATTTACACCACCGCCCTGCCCCCGCTCACGGTAGCCGCCCTCACGGCTGCCTACGCCCTGCTGCCCGACCTCGGCCCGGAGCGCGCCCGGCTGTTTGCCCTCTCCGACTACCTGAAAGCCCGCCTGAACGCGGTGCCCGGCCTGCACGTCCCGGAAGCCAGTCACGTCATTCACCCCGTGTTCTTCACCAGCAACCCCGGCCCCGCCCACGTCCGCGCCGTGGCCGCCGCCACCCAGGCCGTCGGCTTCGACGTGCGCGCCATCGTCTCGCCCACGGTGCCCGCCGGAACCGAGCGGCTGCGGCTCATCATCCATTCGTATAATTCGGAAGCTGAAATTGACGGGCTGGCCACCGTACTGGCCGCTGGCACGATGTAG
- the bioB gene encoding biotin synthase BioB, with translation MTLRTDWTLDEVHAIYNQPVLELVTQAAAIHAQTQATGEVQVCTLLSVKTGGCPEDCAYCPQAARYHTGVQAHKLLPDAEVLASAQRAKDSGSTRFCMGAAWREIRDNKDFDRVLGMVEQVNGLGLEVCCTLGMLNEYQAERLKQAGLYAYNHNLDTSREKYDDIITTRTYDDRLNTLEHVRKAGISVCSGGIIGLGETDEDRIAMLHTLATLPAHPESVPVNALVPVEGTPLADQPRVSVWEMLRMIATARILMPHTMVRLSAGRQEMPVTEQALCFLAGANSIFSGEKLLTTPNPDFDADKQMFALLGLKPRKSFKDVPEGATVLGRTAAVEA, from the coding sequence ATGACGCTCCGTACCGACTGGACCCTCGACGAAGTACACGCTATTTACAACCAGCCCGTGCTGGAACTGGTCACCCAGGCCGCCGCCATCCACGCCCAGACGCAGGCCACCGGCGAAGTGCAGGTGTGCACCCTGCTGAGCGTGAAAACCGGCGGCTGCCCCGAAGACTGCGCCTACTGCCCCCAGGCCGCCCGCTACCACACCGGCGTACAGGCCCATAAGCTGCTGCCCGACGCCGAAGTGCTAGCCTCAGCTCAGCGCGCCAAAGATTCGGGCTCCACCCGCTTCTGCATGGGTGCCGCCTGGCGCGAAATCCGCGACAACAAGGACTTTGACCGCGTGCTGGGCATGGTGGAGCAGGTGAACGGCCTGGGCCTGGAAGTGTGCTGCACGCTAGGCATGCTGAACGAGTACCAAGCCGAGCGCCTCAAGCAGGCCGGACTGTACGCCTACAACCACAACCTCGACACCAGCCGCGAGAAGTACGACGACATCATCACGACCCGCACCTACGACGACCGGCTGAACACGCTGGAGCACGTGCGCAAGGCCGGTATTTCGGTGTGCTCGGGCGGCATCATTGGCCTGGGCGAAACCGACGAGGACCGCATTGCCATGCTGCACACGCTGGCCACCCTGCCCGCCCACCCCGAATCGGTACCGGTAAACGCCCTGGTTCCTGTGGAAGGCACGCCCTTGGCCGACCAGCCCCGCGTGAGCGTGTGGGAAATGCTGCGCATGATTGCCACGGCCCGCATCCTGATGCCCCACACGATGGTACGCCTCTCGGCCGGCCGTCAGGAAATGCCCGTGACGGAGCAGGCCCTGTGCTTCTTGGCCGGTGCCAACTCCATCTTCTCGGGTGAGAAGCTGCTGACCACGCCCAACCCCGACTTCGACGCCGACAAGCAGATGTTTGCCCTGCTCGGCCTCAAGCCCCGCAAGTCGTTCAAAGACGTGCCCGAGGGTGCTACGGTACTCGGCCGCACGGCGGCAGTGGAGGCGTAG
- a CDS encoding sugar O-acetyltransferase — protein sequence MSLTPKQQMLAGEPYLANDPELVAERRHAKQLCHRYNQEPVDLNRQVLAELLGRETDAHIEAPFRCDYGYNIQLGRNFYANYNFTVLDCAPVVIGDNVFVAPNVVLSTAGHPVEVEPRVAGWEFAWPITIGDNVWLGAGVLVLPGVTIGAGTTIGAGSVVTRDIPAGVVAVGNPCRVIRTL from the coding sequence ATGAGCCTGACCCCGAAACAACAGATGCTAGCCGGCGAGCCGTACCTCGCCAACGACCCCGAGCTGGTAGCCGAGCGCCGACACGCCAAGCAGCTCTGCCACCGCTACAACCAGGAGCCCGTGGACCTCAACCGGCAGGTCCTGGCCGAGTTGCTCGGCCGGGAAACCGACGCCCACATCGAAGCTCCCTTCCGCTGCGACTACGGCTACAACATTCAATTGGGCCGAAATTTCTACGCCAACTACAACTTCACAGTCCTCGACTGCGCCCCGGTCGTCATCGGCGACAACGTGTTTGTGGCACCCAACGTGGTGCTGAGCACGGCCGGCCACCCGGTGGAAGTAGAGCCGCGCGTGGCCGGCTGGGAGTTTGCCTGGCCCATCACCATCGGCGACAACGTGTGGCTGGGCGCGGGAGTGCTGGTGCTGCCGGGCGTGACGATTGGCGCAGGCACGACCATCGGGGCCGGCAGCGTGGTTACGCGCGATATTCCGGCCGGTGTGGTGGCCGTGGGCAACCCCTGCCGGGTAATTCGGACGCTGTAA
- the yiaA gene encoding inner membrane protein YiaA, translating to MSTTKPSNAFIAASWFALLAGMAAFIIGLWNAQMALNEKGYYFTVLMYGLFSGISLQKSVRDQLEGIPVTGIYYGLSWFSTILAIGLLTVGLWNATLLLSEKGFYAMAFLLSLFGAIAVQKNTRDAKTTAAPEPESTFHN from the coding sequence ATGAGCACCACCAAGCCTTCCAACGCCTTTATTGCCGCTTCCTGGTTTGCCCTGCTGGCCGGAATGGCCGCCTTCATCATCGGCCTCTGGAACGCCCAGATGGCGCTCAACGAGAAAGGCTACTACTTCACGGTACTGATGTACGGGCTGTTTTCGGGGATTTCGCTGCAGAAATCGGTGCGCGACCAGCTAGAGGGTATTCCCGTGACGGGCATCTACTACGGGCTGAGCTGGTTTTCCACCATTCTGGCCATCGGGCTGCTCACGGTGGGTTTGTGGAACGCCACGCTGCTACTGAGCGAAAAAGGCTTCTACGCCATGGCCTTCCTGCTAAGCTTGTTCGGTGCCATTGCGGTACAGAAAAACACCCGCGACGCCAAAACCACTGCCGCCCCGGAGCCGGAATCAACGTTTCATAACTAG
- the rluF gene encoding 23S rRNA pseudouridine(2604) synthase RluF, translating into MATRLNKYISESGVCSRREADRHIEQGNVLVNGKRAHVGDQVTTKDRVVVNGVAIEPRAEEDAVYIAYNKPPGIVTTTDTSVRDNIIRDIKHSVRIFPIGRLDKESQGLILLTSNGDIVNKILRAGNQHEKEYIVMVDKPINDQFIDAMAHGVPILGVMTQKCKVTKETPYIFRITLIQGMNRQIRRMCEHFGYEVVQLERIRVMNINVKGLGPGEWRELTEKELKVLFEMIEHSSGTDDGSVPRRRKTVSTADNWADRPSRKTSRPGTGLPKTVIRTPAGLPDDAAPRKSKTAPAGAWVEKPSAGRKPRPAGPGKGLATAGRTAGSGRPSGKAGTRPGRPAGPGKSAASGPPTGKPSSRGSRGASRPGKRR; encoded by the coding sequence ATGGCGACCCGTCTCAATAAATACATCAGTGAAAGCGGCGTGTGCTCCCGGCGCGAAGCCGACCGCCACATCGAGCAGGGCAACGTGCTGGTGAACGGCAAGCGCGCCCACGTCGGCGACCAGGTGACCACCAAGGACCGCGTGGTGGTGAACGGCGTGGCCATTGAGCCGCGGGCCGAGGAAGATGCCGTCTACATTGCCTACAACAAGCCGCCGGGCATCGTCACGACCACCGACACGAGCGTGCGCGACAACATCATCCGCGACATCAAGCACTCGGTGCGCATTTTCCCCATCGGCCGCCTCGATAAGGAGTCGCAGGGCCTGATTCTGCTCACCAGCAACGGCGATATCGTCAACAAAATCCTGCGGGCCGGCAACCAGCACGAGAAGGAATACATTGTGATGGTCGACAAGCCCATCAACGACCAGTTCATCGACGCCATGGCCCACGGCGTGCCCATTCTGGGCGTGATGACGCAGAAATGCAAGGTAACGAAGGAAACGCCCTACATCTTCCGCATCACCCTCATCCAGGGCATGAACCGCCAGATCCGGCGCATGTGCGAGCATTTCGGCTACGAAGTGGTGCAGCTGGAGCGCATCCGGGTGATGAACATCAACGTGAAGGGCCTGGGCCCCGGCGAGTGGCGCGAGCTGACGGAAAAGGAGCTGAAGGTGCTGTTTGAGATGATTGAGCACTCCAGCGGCACTGATGACGGCTCGGTACCGCGCCGCCGCAAAACCGTTTCCACCGCCGACAACTGGGCCGACCGGCCTTCGCGTAAGACCTCACGCCCCGGCACCGGCCTGCCCAAAACCGTCATCCGCACCCCTGCCGGCCTCCCCGACGATGCGGCCCCGCGCAAGTCTAAAACGGCTCCGGCTGGCGCCTGGGTGGAGAAACCCAGCGCGGGCCGCAAGCCTCGGCCAGCCGGCCCCGGCAAGGGCCTGGCCACGGCCGGCCGGACCGCCGGCTCAGGCCGCCCCTCGGGCAAGGCCGGCACCCGGCCAGGCCGCCCGGCCGGTCCCGGCAAGAGTGCCGCCAGCGGCCCGCCCACGGGCAAACCCTCCAGCCGCGGCTCCCGCGGTGCCAGCCGCCCCGGCAAGCGCCGCTAA
- a CDS encoding proline iminopeptidase-family hydrolase: MLHRLLSLATLSLALLAACSAPTPTETGASETPSLSSYFPAPDTTQLQTGGVQMVAINTPKGKFNVWTKRIGSNPRLKLLLLNGGPGATHEYFECMESFLPREGVEIIYYDQLGCGNSDNPKDTAMWSLPRYVEEVEQVRQALKLDSSNFVLLGHSWGGILAAEYALKYQQHLKGLVISNMMMSVPDYGKYAEQVLAPQFKPEVLKEIRAIEARKDFQNPRYMELLLPNFYAEHILRRPPAEWPEPVNRSFAKMNQSLYVTMQGPSEFGVSGKLLNWNRVPDLPKLRVPVLSIGGKYDTMDPEHMRMVAQKVQHGTSLICPNGSHMSFYDDQPTYMRGLIRWLKGMDRGEKTVKL, translated from the coding sequence GTGCTCCATCGACTTCTCTCACTCGCCACGCTTAGCCTGGCCCTACTGGCCGCCTGCTCCGCTCCCACTCCCACCGAAACCGGCGCTTCGGAAACACCCAGTCTCAGCAGCTACTTCCCGGCTCCCGATACCACGCAGCTGCAGACCGGCGGCGTGCAGATGGTGGCCATCAACACGCCCAAGGGCAAGTTCAACGTCTGGACCAAGCGTATCGGCAGCAACCCGCGCCTGAAGCTGCTGCTGCTGAATGGCGGGCCGGGCGCCACGCACGAGTACTTCGAGTGCATGGAAAGCTTCCTGCCCCGCGAGGGCGTGGAAATCATCTACTACGACCAGCTCGGCTGCGGCAACTCCGACAACCCCAAGGACACCGCCATGTGGAGTTTGCCGCGCTACGTGGAGGAAGTGGAGCAGGTGCGCCAGGCCCTGAAACTAGATAGCAGCAACTTCGTGCTGCTGGGCCACAGCTGGGGCGGCATTCTGGCCGCCGAGTACGCCCTCAAGTACCAGCAGCACCTCAAGGGCCTCGTGATTTCCAACATGATGATGAGCGTGCCCGACTATGGCAAGTACGCCGAGCAGGTGCTGGCACCGCAGTTCAAGCCCGAGGTGCTCAAGGAAATCCGGGCCATTGAGGCGCGCAAGGACTTCCAGAACCCGCGTTACATGGAGCTGCTACTGCCCAACTTCTACGCCGAGCACATCCTGCGCCGCCCGCCGGCCGAGTGGCCCGAGCCTGTGAACCGCTCCTTCGCCAAAATGAATCAGTCCTTGTACGTGACCATGCAGGGCCCCAGCGAGTTTGGCGTATCGGGCAAGCTGCTGAACTGGAACCGTGTGCCCGACCTACCGAAGCTGCGTGTGCCGGTGCTCAGCATCGGCGGCAAGTACGACACCATGGACCCTGAGCACATGCGCATGGTGGCCCAAAAGGTGCAGCACGGCACCTCACTCATCTGCCCCAACGGCTCGCACATGAGCTTCTACGACGACCAGCCAACCTACATGCGCGGCCTGATCCGGTGGCTGAAAGGCATGGACCGGGGCGAGAAAACGGTGAAGCTGTAA
- a CDS encoding YebC/PmpR family DNA-binding transcriptional regulator: MGRAFEFRKGRKMKRWDRMSKDFTRIGREIVMAVKESGSNPDTNSRLRTAMQNAKGVNMPKDRVEAAIKRASSREEKDYSEVVYEGYAPHGVAVVIETATDNPTRTVANVRMYFNRGNGALGTAGSSDYTFTRKGVFKLAAEGLDLDELELELIDAGAEDVYADQDEDEHGNEKHFIVVETAFTDFGQMQKALEEKGLNVVSAQLQRIPNTTVHLEGDELEEVMNLIEKFEDDDDVQAVYHTLG; this comes from the coding sequence ATGGGACGCGCGTTTGAATTCCGCAAAGGCCGCAAAATGAAGCGCTGGGACCGGATGTCCAAAGATTTCACCCGCATCGGCCGCGAAATTGTGATGGCCGTGAAGGAGTCGGGCTCCAACCCCGATACCAACTCGCGCCTGCGCACGGCCATGCAGAACGCCAAGGGCGTGAACATGCCCAAAGACCGGGTGGAAGCCGCCATCAAGCGGGCCAGCTCCCGCGAGGAGAAGGACTATTCGGAGGTGGTGTACGAGGGCTACGCGCCCCACGGCGTGGCCGTGGTGATTGAAACCGCCACCGACAACCCCACCCGCACCGTGGCCAACGTGCGCATGTACTTCAACCGCGGCAACGGCGCCCTGGGCACCGCTGGCTCCAGTGACTACACCTTCACCCGCAAGGGCGTGTTCAAGCTAGCTGCAGAAGGCCTGGACCTCGACGAGCTGGAGCTGGAACTGATTGATGCCGGCGCCGAAGACGTGTACGCCGACCAGGACGAAGATGAGCACGGCAACGAAAAGCACTTCATCGTGGTGGAAACCGCCTTCACCGACTTCGGCCAGATGCAGAAGGCGCTGGAGGAAAAAGGTCTGAACGTGGTGTCGGCGCAGCTGCAGCGCATCCCCAACACCACCGTGCACCTCGAAGGCGACGAGCTGGAAGAAGTGATGAACCTCATCGAGAAATTCGAGGACGACGACGACGTGCAGGCCGTGTACCACACGCTCGGCTAA
- a CDS encoding SpoIIAA family protein: MIYHSPEHNYLLAEWRGHHDSESARLGCQRLLQEVYKTGSKRLLNDSSEVFGEWKELAAWIGATFIPQLQQAGIEAIAWVNAMDWPARSCVASSVHHTPHPVVTIFDFDQLEEARHWLQAGS, from the coding sequence ATGATCTACCACAGTCCGGAGCACAACTATCTGCTGGCGGAGTGGCGGGGCCACCACGATTCGGAATCGGCCCGGCTGGGCTGTCAGCGGCTACTGCAGGAAGTGTACAAGACGGGCAGTAAGCGCCTGCTCAATGACAGCAGCGAGGTGTTTGGCGAATGGAAGGAACTGGCCGCTTGGATTGGGGCCACCTTTATCCCGCAGTTGCAGCAGGCCGGCATTGAGGCAATTGCCTGGGTGAATGCCATGGACTGGCCGGCGCGCAGCTGCGTAGCCTCTTCGGTGCATCACACGCCTCATCCAGTCGTGACCATCTTCGACTTCGACCAGCTGGAGGAAGCCCGGCACTGGCTGCAGGCTGGCAGCTAA
- a CDS encoding arginase family protein: MVTFLHELIRPAAELPEADVCLVGLPLDFGTVLEGGRAGAAGAPAAIRRELRRYHKAYNLEHHVRLDHLRIADAGDLALRHPDHAANHAHIREQLAALLRQYPRVVVLGGSHDGSYSTARGLSDATGGQAIGGINLDAHADVKDRPVISSGTPFGRLLREGFLHGPHFTEIGLHSNLNTWPDIEFLHQQQATVVPLAHVQADGMPLYMSRALARAAGSAACFVSFDVDSCAEAFAPAVSAPSADGFTPRQATEAAFLAGCQPQVRLFEIMELNPVFDRDNQTARLAATVLAAYLTGVAAGPAPTAGFLHSNLTVL; the protein is encoded by the coding sequence ATGGTAACTTTTCTGCATGAGCTCATTCGGCCGGCCGCGGAGCTGCCCGAAGCCGACGTTTGCCTAGTAGGCTTGCCCCTGGATTTTGGGACGGTGCTGGAAGGCGGGCGGGCCGGGGCGGCCGGCGCGCCCGCCGCCATCCGGCGCGAGCTACGCCGCTACCACAAGGCCTACAACCTAGAGCACCACGTGCGCCTCGACCACCTGCGCATTGCCGATGCCGGCGACCTGGCCCTGCGCCACCCCGACCACGCCGCCAACCACGCCCACATCCGCGAGCAGCTGGCGGCGCTGTTGCGGCAGTATCCGCGGGTGGTGGTGCTGGGCGGCTCCCATGATGGCAGCTACAGCACCGCCCGCGGCCTTTCCGATGCCACTGGCGGGCAGGCTATCGGCGGCATCAACCTCGATGCCCACGCCGACGTGAAAGACCGGCCGGTTATCAGCAGCGGTACGCCGTTTGGCCGGCTGCTGCGCGAAGGATTTCTGCACGGCCCGCACTTCACCGAAATTGGCCTGCATTCCAACCTCAATACCTGGCCCGACATTGAGTTTCTGCACCAGCAGCAGGCCACAGTAGTACCGCTGGCCCATGTGCAGGCCGATGGAATGCCGCTGTACATGAGCCGCGCGCTGGCGCGGGCGGCCGGCAGTGCAGCCTGTTTCGTGAGCTTTGATGTGGACAGCTGCGCTGAGGCGTTTGCGCCGGCTGTATCGGCCCCGAGCGCCGACGGCTTCACGCCGCGGCAGGCTACGGAAGCGGCTTTCCTGGCCGGCTGCCAGCCGCAGGTGCGGCTGTTTGAAATCATGGAGCTCAACCCAGTGTTCGACCGGGACAACCAGACGGCCCGCCTGGCCGCTACCGTGCTGGCGGCCTACCTGACCGGCGTAGCAGCCGGGCCCGCGCCGACTGCTGGCTTTCTTCACTCCAACCTGACAGTGCTATGA
- a CDS encoding DUF4097 family beta strand repeat-containing protein yields the protein MKYPLLALLLALAGPVAAQTPAAPAFQLQCEVNATTQLRKTYCETRDLTLPAPPAGTALSVDARLNGNITVRGWDASTVRVRALVRASSGELAAAQALAASVRISTANHQVQAARANGSLDDWSVSYEVLVPTRTSLALHATNGGLHLENVQGTITFETTNGSVQLLNLAGDVRGKTTNGSVALMLSGPTWDGTGFDVQTTSGSVQCRLPTTYAATLTARTTNGRVTAKLAPATRKQLLPRSLTATFGKGGPQLRLATVNGSVDVQQSDASSSSAPGKE from the coding sequence ATGAAATATCCGCTCCTGGCTTTGCTGCTGGCGCTGGCCGGCCCGGTGGCTGCCCAAACGCCAGCCGCACCGGCCTTCCAGCTTCAGTGCGAAGTCAACGCCACCACGCAGCTACGCAAAACCTACTGCGAAACCCGCGACCTGACGTTGCCTGCGCCCCCGGCCGGCACGGCGCTTTCCGTGGATGCGCGCCTGAACGGCAACATTACGGTGCGGGGCTGGGACGCCTCTACTGTGCGGGTACGGGCGCTGGTACGGGCGTCTTCCGGCGAGCTGGCGGCCGCCCAGGCCCTGGCGGCCAGTGTCCGCATCAGCACCGCCAACCACCAGGTGCAGGCCGCCCGCGCCAACGGCAGCCTCGACGACTGGAGTGTGAGCTACGAGGTGCTGGTACCCACCCGCACCAGCCTGGCGCTGCACGCCACCAACGGCGGCCTGCACCTCGAAAACGTGCAGGGCACCATCACCTTCGAAACCACCAACGGCAGCGTGCAGCTGCTGAACCTGGCCGGCGACGTGCGCGGCAAAACCACCAACGGCAGCGTGGCCCTCATGCTCAGTGGCCCCACCTGGGACGGCACCGGCTTCGATGTGCAAACCACCAGCGGCAGCGTGCAGTGCCGGCTGCCCACCACGTATGCCGCCACTCTCACGGCCCGCACCACCAACGGCCGCGTGACAGCCAAGCTGGCCCCGGCCACCCGCAAGCAGCTGCTGCCCCGCAGCCTCACCGCCACCTTCGGCAAAGGCGGTCCGCAGCTGCGTCTGGCCACCGTAAACGGCAGCGTGGATGTGCAGCAGTCGGACGCCAGCTCGTCGTCAGCGCCGGGGAAGGAGTAG